In Nitrospinota bacterium, the following are encoded in one genomic region:
- the rnc gene encoding ribonuclease III, which yields MLFFSRKKLKNKDAERQKILHEFERRIGYRFKDINLLNTALCHPSYLHENQIKDQEHYERMEFLGDSVLGLIVCEHIYEEFPHYNEGGLSDIKSHVVSEKQLVGCAKRLDLGKYILFGAGEARTGGRRKSSILANVFEAVLGAIFLDGGFQKAKDYLLRHAKEDIIIHPPERESSNYKGILQKYCQTYFAADPHYRVVAEKGPSHSRRFEIEVWAKERKLGGADGRSKKDAEQRAAANSIRYFENAEFKKHLEGSDEGSKKRKTGQGHPVHETD from the coding sequence ATGCTGTTTTTTAGCCGTAAAAAACTTAAAAACAAAGACGCGGAACGGCAGAAAATCCTGCACGAGTTCGAGCGCCGGATCGGCTACAGGTTCAAGGATATTAACCTTCTAAACACCGCGCTCTGCCATCCCTCCTATCTGCACGAAAACCAGATCAAGGATCAGGAACACTACGAGCGGATGGAATTTTTGGGCGACTCGGTGCTGGGGCTCATCGTCTGCGAGCACATCTATGAGGAGTTCCCCCACTACAACGAGGGCGGACTCTCCGACATCAAAAGCCACGTTGTTTCGGAAAAACAATTGGTCGGCTGCGCCAAGCGGCTCGACTTGGGAAAATACATCCTGTTCGGCGCGGGTGAAGCCCGCACCGGCGGCCGGCGCAAGAGCTCGATCCTCGCCAACGTTTTCGAGGCTGTGCTGGGGGCCATTTTCCTCGACGGCGGTTTCCAGAAAGCGAAGGATTACCTGCTGCGCCACGCGAAAGAAGACATCATCATCCACCCGCCGGAACGCGAATCGAGCAACTACAAGGGAATTTTGCAGAAATACTGCCAAACCTACTTCGCCGCCGATCCACATTACCGCGTGGTGGCGGAAAAAGGACCCTCGCACTCCCGCCGGTTTGAAATCGAGGTATGGGCGAAAGAGCGGAAGCTTGGCGGCGCCGACGGGCGGAGCAAAAAAGACGCGGAACAGCGCGCGGCCGCAAACAGCATCCGCTATTTCGAAAACGCCGAATTCAAGAAGCATCTGGAAGGGAGCGATGAGGGAAGCAAAAAGCGGAAAACCGGCCAGGGCCATCCGGTCCACGAAACGGATTAA
- the fabF gene encoding beta-ketoacyl-ACP synthase II has translation MTRRVVVTGVGMISPLGNSAAESWEGIKTGKNGIGPITRFDAKDYPVTFAGEVRNFDPLPWIPKKEIKKMDIFIQYAVAAAFMALDDAKLTIDDANAERVGVIVGSGIGGLPAIEEYHKVLLEKGPRRVTPFFIPMVITNMASGNISIMTGVKGPNSCISTACATGVHAIGDSFRIIQRGEADAMIAGGAESVICPTAVAGFAAARALSTRNDDPAHACRPFDKDRDGFVLGEGSGILILEEYEHAKARGARIYCELTGYAMSGDAFHMTSPPPEGEGAQRCMKKALEDAKMKPEDIDYINAHATSTMADALETKAIKAVFGAHAYKLAVSSTKSMTGHLLGAAGGIESVFTAKAIHEGILPPTINLENQDPECDLYCVPNRAEKREIRAALKNSFGFGGTNATLVMRKI, from the coding sequence ATGACCAGAAGAGTCGTTGTCACCGGCGTGGGGATGATCTCCCCGCTGGGGAATTCCGCCGCCGAATCGTGGGAAGGAATTAAAACCGGAAAAAACGGCATCGGGCCGATTACCCGGTTCGACGCCAAAGACTACCCCGTCACCTTCGCCGGGGAAGTGCGGAATTTCGACCCGCTTCCTTGGATTCCCAAAAAAGAGATCAAGAAGATGGATATCTTCATTCAGTACGCCGTCGCCGCGGCGTTCATGGCGCTGGACGACGCGAAACTGACGATAGACGACGCCAACGCCGAACGGGTGGGCGTGATCGTCGGTTCGGGGATCGGCGGCCTGCCCGCCATCGAGGAGTACCACAAGGTTCTGCTGGAGAAGGGACCGCGCCGCGTGACCCCGTTCTTCATCCCGATGGTCATCACCAACATGGCCAGCGGCAACATCTCCATCATGACCGGCGTCAAGGGGCCCAATAGCTGCATCAGCACCGCCTGCGCCACCGGGGTGCATGCCATCGGCGACAGCTTCCGCATCATTCAGCGGGGCGAGGCCGACGCAATGATCGCCGGCGGCGCCGAATCGGTCATCTGCCCCACGGCGGTGGCGGGTTTCGCGGCGGCGCGCGCCCTCTCCACCCGCAACGACGATCCCGCCCATGCCTGCCGTCCGTTCGACAAGGACCGCGATGGCTTTGTGCTGGGGGAAGGCTCCGGCATCCTCATTCTGGAAGAATACGAACACGCCAAGGCGCGCGGCGCGAGGATTTACTGCGAGCTTACCGGGTACGCCATGAGCGGCGACGCATTCCACATGACCAGCCCGCCCCCCGAAGGGGAAGGGGCGCAGCGCTGCATGAAAAAAGCGCTGGAAGACGCGAAGATGAAGCCGGAGGATATCGACTACATCAACGCCCACGCCACCTCCACCATGGCCGACGCGCTTGAGACCAAGGCCATCAAGGCGGTGTTCGGCGCGCACGCTTATAAGCTGGCGGTATCGAGCACCAAGTCGATGACCGGACACCTGCTGGGTGCGGCGGGGGGAATTGAATCGGTGTTCACCGCGAAGGCCATCCATGAAGGAATTTTGCCCCCCACCATCAACCTCGAAAATCAGGACCCCGAATGCGACCTGTATTGCGTGCCGAACCGCGCCGAAAAGCGGGAAATCCGGGCGGCGCTCAAAAATTCGTTCGGGTTCGGCGGCACCAACGCAACGCTTGTGATGCGTAAAATATAA
- the acpP gene encoding acyl carrier protein yields the protein MNVEEKVKEIIAEQLDVDAEEVTSDASFIEDLGADSLDTAELVMAFEEAFDIEIPDNDAEKIQKVKDAVDYIKTKKS from the coding sequence ATGAACGTTGAAGAAAAGGTTAAGGAAATAATCGCCGAACAGTTGGACGTGGACGCCGAAGAGGTTACTTCGGACGCCTCGTTCATCGAAGACCTCGGCGCCGACTCGCTCGACACCGCCGAGCTGGTCATGGCGTTTGAAGAGGCGTTTGACATCGAAATCCCGGATAACGATGCGGAAAAAATCCAGAAAGTGAAAGACGCCGTCGATTACATCAAGACAAAGAAATCCTGA
- a CDS encoding nucleotidyltransferase domain-containing protein, with product MELPQRIKTDLAAVYGNRLKGVVLYGSEARGDAEPDSDIDLLVILDGPIQLGKEIETIVHALYPLQLEVLRPIHAMPVSEKDYAAGEYALYRNAKREGIPA from the coding sequence ATGGAATTACCGCAGCGCATCAAAACTGATCTGGCCGCCGTCTATGGCAATCGCCTAAAAGGGGTGGTGCTCTACGGCTCGGAAGCGCGCGGAGACGCGGAGCCGGACAGCGATATCGATCTGCTTGTAATTCTTGATGGCCCCATCCAGTTGGGCAAGGAGATTGAGACAATCGTCCATGCCTTGTACCCCCTGCAATTGGAAGTGCTGCGCCCCATTCATGCAATGCCGGTGAGCGAAAAGGATTATGCGGCGGGAGAATATGCGCTCTACCGCAACGCCAAGCGGGAAGGCATTCCCGCATGA
- a CDS encoding HEPN domain-containing protein: MSLEANDLWQRGIKSLESAKLLLPSDPDSSSSCSYYAAFYAVSALFAVKGQTFKKHSSVETALHRELVKTGRWPVELGEMYSLLREMRAVGDYGGGTHISVGEAETAVARAARILEAARKEHPDIFTGI; encoded by the coding sequence ATGAGCCTGGAGGCCAACGACCTCTGGCAACGCGGCATTAAATCATTGGAGAGCGCAAAACTTCTTTTGCCCTCCGACCCCGATTCAAGCTCCTCATGTTCCTATTACGCGGCTTTTTATGCCGTTTCCGCGCTTTTCGCCGTGAAGGGCCAAACCTTTAAAAAACACTCCTCGGTGGAAACCGCGTTGCATCGTGAACTCGTAAAAACGGGCAGGTGGCCGGTGGAGCTTGGTGAAATGTACTCCTTGTTGCGGGAGATGCGCGCCGTGGGCGACTACGGAGGCGGAACGCATATTTCGGTGGGTGAAGCGGAAACAGCGGTTGCGCGGGCCGCCCGGATTCTTGAAGCCGCCAGGAAGGAACACCCGGACATCTTCACCGGTATTTGA